From the Acidilutibacter cellobiosedens genome, one window contains:
- a CDS encoding ParB/RepB/Spo0J family partition protein, translating into MSTKKRGLGKGLSALIPDEPFEDVLEEDKNNIVDLDIDLIKPNKEQPRKNFDKDALEELKESIQNYGVIQPIIVRKIDKGYEIIAGERRWKAAKMASIKKIPCIVKNVEEFEGMKLSLIENLQRENLNPVEEAIAFKGLIDNYNITQEELSVAVGKSRPYITNSLRLLNLDSDILLSISDGKISSGHGRALLSIEDKKIQNEIAKNIIEKKLNVRETENIVNTVKNKKNSVKKSNKEDPFISEARDKFMKKLGTKVVIKHGKNKGKIEIEYYSPEDFERIMDIIIKN; encoded by the coding sequence ATGAGTACTAAAAAAAGAGGACTTGGGAAAGGGCTATCGGCTTTAATTCCTGATGAACCCTTTGAAGATGTTTTAGAGGAAGATAAAAATAATATAGTGGATTTAGATATTGATTTGATTAAACCAAATAAAGAACAACCAAGGAAGAATTTCGACAAAGATGCTTTGGAGGAATTGAAAGAATCGATACAAAATTATGGAGTTATTCAGCCTATCATAGTTAGAAAAATTGATAAGGGATATGAAATAATTGCCGGAGAAAGAAGATGGAAAGCGGCAAAGATGGCTTCCATTAAAAAAATTCCCTGCATTGTTAAAAATGTAGAAGAATTTGAAGGAATGAAGTTATCTTTAATAGAGAATTTACAGAGAGAAAATCTTAATCCTGTAGAAGAAGCCATTGCTTTCAAAGGACTTATTGATAATTATAATATCACTCAAGAAGAGTTATCAGTTGCAGTAGGGAAAAGCAGACCATATATCACTAATTCTTTGAGACTTTTAAATTTAGATAGCGATATATTATTATCGATTTCTGATGGCAAAATTTCTTCCGGCCATGGAAGGGCACTTCTTTCTATTGAAGATAAAAAAATTCAAAATGAGATAGCTAAAAATATTATAGAAAAGAAATTGAATGTCAGAGAAACGGAGAATATTGTTAATACTGTTAAAAACAAAAAAAATAGTGTAAAAAAATCAAATAAAGAAGATCCTTTTATTTCAGAAGCCAGAGATAAATTTATGAAAAAATTAGGTACAAAAGTAGTTATTAAGCATGGAAAGAATAAAGGAAAGATCGAGATAGAATATTATAGCCCAGAAGACTTTGAAAGAATAATGGATATTATTATTAAAAATTAA
- a CDS encoding NADH-quinone oxidoreductase subunit NuoF, with product MNLYRAHVLVCGGTGCHSSNSDKIIERMEEKIKEKELDKEIKVIKTGCFGLCESGPNMVVYPEGIFYNHVKVSDVDEIVEEHFFKGRPVKRLLYKEVQEENNIKSVNDVNFYKKQTRVALRNCGVIDPENIEEYIAYNGYQALAKAVTEMTPLEVIQVVKDSGLRGRGGAGFPTGRKWEEAYKYKSDKKYIVCNADEGDPGAFMDRSILEGDPHSVLEAMALAGYAVGSDQGFIYVRAEYPIAVQRLQTAIDQAKEYGVLGKNIFGTDFSFDIELRLGAGAFVCGEASALMESIEGRRGMPRNKPPRTAHKGLWQQPTVLNNVETFANIPIIFQKGPEWFRSIGTEKSPGTKVFALGGKIVNTGLVEIPMGTTLREIIFDIGGGIPNGKEFKAVQTGGPSGGCIPKEYLDTPVDFESLSRLGSIMGSGGMIVMDEDNCMVDIAKFFLDFTVEESCGKCTPCRIGTKRMSEILDRITSGKGESGDIEKLEELSTVITDSALCGLGQTASNPIISTLKYFRNEYESHIFEKTCPAGNCRKLLSFVIVEEKCKGCGLCARNCPASAISGAKAKPHHIDKEKCIKCGACIERCPFNAIIKK from the coding sequence ATGAATTTATATAGAGCTCATGTGTTAGTTTGTGGAGGTACAGGGTGTCATTCATCTAATTCGGATAAGATTATAGAAAGAATGGAAGAAAAAATTAAAGAAAAAGAGTTAGATAAGGAAATTAAGGTTATAAAAACCGGTTGTTTTGGTCTTTGTGAGTCAGGACCTAATATGGTGGTATATCCGGAAGGAATATTTTACAATCATGTAAAAGTAAGCGATGTTGATGAAATTGTTGAAGAACATTTTTTTAAGGGCAGACCGGTAAAAAGACTGTTGTATAAAGAAGTTCAGGAAGAAAATAATATTAAGTCAGTTAATGACGTTAATTTTTATAAAAAACAAACGAGGGTAGCTTTAAGAAACTGCGGAGTAATAGATCCAGAGAATATTGAGGAATATATTGCTTATAACGGATATCAGGCTCTTGCTAAAGCGGTTACGGAAATGACTCCATTGGAAGTAATTCAGGTCGTAAAGGATTCAGGCTTAAGAGGAAGAGGTGGGGCCGGATTTCCTACAGGCCGCAAATGGGAAGAAGCTTATAAGTATAAATCAGATAAAAAATATATAGTATGTAATGCTGATGAAGGAGATCCGGGAGCATTTATGGATAGAAGCATTCTTGAAGGAGATCCTCATTCGGTATTGGAAGCTATGGCATTGGCAGGATATGCTGTGGGATCGGATCAAGGGTTTATTTATGTAAGGGCAGAATACCCTATAGCAGTTCAGAGACTTCAAACCGCTATTGATCAAGCAAAAGAGTATGGAGTTCTCGGGAAAAACATCTTTGGGACAGATTTTAGCTTTGACATTGAATTAAGACTGGGAGCGGGAGCATTTGTTTGCGGAGAAGCCAGCGCTTTAATGGAATCCATTGAAGGAAGAAGAGGAATGCCGAGAAATAAGCCCCCAAGAACTGCTCATAAGGGATTATGGCAACAACCAACAGTTTTAAATAATGTTGAAACTTTTGCTAATATTCCTATTATATTTCAGAAAGGCCCAGAATGGTTCAGGAGTATTGGAACGGAAAAATCTCCTGGCACAAAGGTATTTGCTTTAGGAGGAAAAATTGTTAATACAGGGCTCGTTGAGATACCTATGGGAACAACTTTAAGGGAGATAATATTTGATATAGGTGGAGGAATTCCTAATGGAAAGGAATTTAAAGCGGTTCAAACGGGCGGTCCTTCTGGAGGCTGTATACCTAAGGAATATTTGGATACACCGGTAGATTTTGAATCCCTATCAAGATTAGGATCTATAATGGGTTCTGGCGGAATGATAGTAATGGATGAAGATAATTGTATGGTTGATATTGCTAAATTTTTCTTGGATTTTACTGTTGAAGAATCCTGCGGAAAATGTACCCCCTGCAGAATAGGAACTAAAAGGATGTCAGAAATACTTGACAGAATAACGTCAGGGAAGGGAGAATCTGGTGATATTGAAAAGTTGGAAGAACTTTCAACGGTAATTACCGATTCTGCTTTATGCGGATTAGGGCAAACGGCATCAAATCCGATTATTTCCACTTTAAAATATTTTAGGAATGAATATGAAAGTCATATATTTGAAAAAACTTGTCCTGCAGGAAATTGCAGAAAGTTATTGAGCTTTGTTATAGTTGAAGAAAAATGTAAGGGATGTGGACTATGTGCCAGAAATTGTCCTGCAAGTGCTATTTCGGGCGCAAAGGCCAAACCTCATCATATTGATAAGGAAAAATGCATTAAATGTGGTGCTTGTATTGAAAGATGTCCATTTAACGCTATTATCAAAAAATAA
- the rsmG gene encoding 16S rRNA (guanine(527)-N(7))-methyltransferase RsmG — MTDVSTMVDIGKQLNINFKEDEIKKFLVYKELLKEWNQRINITSIKNDREIDIKHFLDSLTLLNTGLFDTKVKVIDVGTGGGFPGVPLKIIKEQLDMILLDSLNKRIIFLKEIIDKLGLGGIEAIHGRAEEFGRNELYREKFDIVVSRAVAPLNILSEYCLPFVKKSGYFIAMKGSNIDEELNNSLNAIKILGGRVKEKRFVVLPEIDICHSLIIIEKIKDTSTKYPRPAGKPKKNPL; from the coding sequence ATGACTGATGTTAGTACAATGGTTGATATAGGAAAACAACTTAACATTAATTTTAAGGAAGATGAAATTAAAAAGTTTTTGGTTTATAAAGAACTGTTAAAAGAATGGAATCAGAGAATAAATATAACTTCTATTAAGAACGATAGGGAAATTGATATTAAGCATTTTTTAGACAGTCTTACTCTTTTAAATACAGGATTATTTGATACTAAAGTTAAAGTGATTGATGTAGGTACGGGAGGAGGGTTCCCCGGGGTACCTTTAAAAATTATAAAAGAACAATTAGATATGATTCTTTTGGATAGTTTAAATAAAAGAATAATTTTTTTAAAAGAAATTATAGATAAGCTTGGGTTAGGCGGGATAGAAGCAATTCACGGGAGAGCTGAAGAATTCGGAAGAAATGAACTGTATAGAGAAAAATTTGATATAGTTGTTTCCAGGGCCGTAGCGCCATTAAATATATTAAGTGAATATTGCTTGCCTTTTGTTAAAAAGAGTGGGTATTTTATTGCTATGAAGGGTTCGAACATAGATGAAGAATTGAATAACTCGTTGAATGCTATTAAAATTTTAGGAGGAAGAGTTAAAGAAAAAAGATTTGTTGTTTTGCCCGAAATAGATATTTGCCATAGTTTGATAATTATCGAGAAAATTAAGGACACATCGACAAAATATCCTAGACCCGCAGGCAAACCTAAAAAAAATCCGTTATAA
- a CDS encoding ParA family protein: protein MSKIVSVFNQKGGVGKTTTVINLCAALGKLNKKILLIDVDPQGNSTSGLGVNKKDLKYSIYDVFINGVPMADIIVDTSAQGVSLAPANVELAGAEIEMIKIEERELILKKTILQFNNTYDFMFIDCPPSLGLLSINALTASNSVIIPIQCEYYALEGVSQLVDTIKLVKKSLNPELEIQGVILSMFDGRTNLSIQVVDEVKKYFRGKVYSTVIPRNVRLAEAPSYGISVLDYDLKSKGAEAYQELAEEFLSWIEEEF, encoded by the coding sequence ATGTCTAAGATAGTCTCTGTGTTTAATCAAAAAGGTGGAGTGGGAAAAACAACTACGGTCATTAATTTGTGTGCGGCCTTAGGAAAATTAAATAAAAAAATTTTATTGATAGATGTTGATCCTCAAGGTAATTCTACCAGTGGATTAGGAGTAAATAAAAAAGATTTAAAGTATTCCATTTATGATGTTTTTATTAATGGAGTTCCTATGGCGGACATAATTGTTGATACGAGTGCTCAAGGAGTATCATTAGCACCAGCAAATGTAGAATTAGCCGGAGCGGAAATTGAAATGATAAAAATTGAAGAAAGAGAGCTGATTCTTAAAAAAACTATTCTTCAATTTAATAATACTTATGATTTTATGTTTATTGACTGCCCGCCTTCTTTGGGCTTGTTAAGCATAAATGCTTTGACTGCTTCCAATAGTGTTATTATTCCCATTCAATGTGAGTATTACGCCTTAGAGGGGGTAAGTCAATTAGTTGATACAATTAAACTTGTTAAAAAGAGTTTAAATCCTGAATTGGAAATACAAGGTGTAATTTTAAGTATGTTTGATGGTAGGACAAACCTTTCTATACAGGTCGTGGATGAGGTGAAAAAGTATTTTAGAGGAAAAGTCTATTCCACGGTTATTCCGAGAAATGTTCGACTGGCTGAAGCGCCCAGTTATGGGATTTCAGTTTTAGATTATGATTTAAAATCTAAGGGAGCAGAAGCTTACCAAGAGTTAGCTGAAGAGTTCTTATCTTGGATTGAGGAGGAGTTTTAA
- a CDS encoding (2Fe-2S) ferredoxin domain-containing protein: MKTIEELNKIREDALGKMNLRKESQGIRVVVGMATCGISAGARPVLTALLEEVNKRKLEHVTVSQTGCIGLCRLEPIVEVYEPGKEKVTYVDMTATKARRVVLEHIVNGNVVNEYTIGAYQK; encoded by the coding sequence ATGAAGACTATTGAAGAATTAAACAAGATTAGAGAAGATGCCTTGGGAAAAATGAATTTGAGGAAAGAAAGTCAAGGTATAAGAGTTGTTGTTGGAATGGCAACCTGTGGAATTTCAGCTGGAGCAAGGCCGGTCCTTACAGCCTTATTGGAAGAAGTAAATAAAAGAAAATTGGAACATGTTACAGTTAGTCAAACGGGATGTATAGGGCTTTGCAGATTAGAGCCTATAGTAGAAGTATATGAACCGGGGAAGGAAAAGGTAACTTATGTTGATATGACTGCAACTAAGGCTAGAAGAGTTGTATTGGAGCATATAGTCAATGGAAACGTTGTAAATGAGTATACTATAGGTGCTTATCAAAAATAA
- a CDS encoding NADH-quinone oxidoreductase subunit NuoE family protein — protein MGFKFDWEANKEKVEEFSAFLEKLKDTKGAVMPALQKAEGLFDYLPIEIQNMISEKLNVPLSEVYGVATFYSQFSLIPKGENKIGVCLGTACYVKGSQNILDKVKGILHIDVGQTTEDRKFSLQATRCLGACGLAPVMTINGEVYGKLTPNDVEGIINKYR, from the coding sequence ATGGGATTTAAATTTGATTGGGAAGCTAACAAGGAGAAAGTAGAAGAATTTTCTGCATTTTTGGAGAAACTTAAAGATACTAAAGGAGCCGTAATGCCTGCTCTTCAAAAAGCAGAAGGTCTTTTTGATTATCTTCCCATTGAAATTCAGAATATGATTTCTGAAAAACTAAATGTGCCACTATCTGAAGTATATGGAGTAGCTACATTTTATTCTCAATTTTCGTTAATACCCAAAGGAGAAAATAAAATTGGGGTTTGTTTGGGTACTGCCTGTTATGTAAAAGGGTCTCAGAACATTTTGGACAAGGTAAAAGGAATTCTTCATATAGACGTTGGGCAGACCACTGAAGACAGAAAATTTTCTCTCCAGGCAACAAGATGTTTAGGCGCGTGTGGGTTAGCGCCTGTAATGACCATTAATGGAGAAGTTTATGGAAAACTAACTCCAAATGATGTTGAAGGTATAATTAATAAGTATAGATAA
- a CDS encoding PhzF family phenazine biosynthesis protein — translation MEINIYQVDAFTKDTFGGNPAGVVPDAKDLTEENMEKIAREMNLSETAFIIPIDENNFEVRFFTPLCEVDLCGHATIGSFFTLAEKGYIRPITNGKLRIFQKTKAGILPVEIYYNQGKVERVMMTQSMPTTIGTITDIEELIDALNITEDDIGIEDKFVSPEIISTGLPDIMLPIKRKDILDNLDVDMKRLSDLSRKLKITGVHAFFLPDKDLEIVYTRNFAPYVGIDEEAATGTSNGALIYFLKKNGYLKGNEMISYQGEILNRPSYINCTIDETDEGYIVKVGGRARIVLEGIFCM, via the coding sequence ATGGAAATAAACATATATCAGGTAGATGCCTTTACAAAAGATACTTTTGGCGGTAATCCAGCAGGTGTTGTCCCGGATGCAAAAGATTTAACAGAAGAGAACATGGAAAAAATTGCAAGAGAAATGAATCTTTCAGAAACTGCTTTCATAATTCCAATAGACGAAAATAATTTTGAAGTCAGGTTTTTTACTCCTTTATGTGAAGTTGATTTGTGTGGACATGCTACGATTGGTTCTTTTTTTACCCTTGCAGAAAAAGGATATATAAGGCCTATTACAAATGGCAAATTGAGGATATTTCAAAAAACCAAAGCGGGAATTTTACCTGTAGAAATATATTATAATCAAGGAAAAGTAGAAAGAGTTATGATGACCCAGTCAATGCCGACAACTATAGGAACGATCACAGATATAGAAGAATTAATAGATGCTTTAAATATTACAGAAGACGATATCGGAATAGAAGATAAGTTTGTGAGTCCGGAAATAATATCTACAGGTCTTCCGGATATCATGCTTCCAATTAAAAGAAAAGACATATTAGATAATTTGGATGTAGATATGAAAAGATTATCTGATTTGTCCCGAAAATTAAAAATTACGGGAGTACATGCTTTTTTTCTTCCAGATAAAGATTTAGAAATAGTATATACGAGAAATTTTGCTCCCTATGTGGGAATAGATGAAGAAGCTGCAACAGGAACTTCTAACGGCGCTCTTATTTACTTTTTAAAGAAAAACGGATATTTGAAGGGAAATGAAATGATTTCCTATCAAGGAGAAATATTGAACAGACCAAGCTATATAAATTGTACAATTGATGAAACTGATGAAGGTTATATAGTAAAAGTCGGAGGGAGAGCAAGGATAGTATTAGAAGGAATATTTTGCATGTAA
- the mnmG gene encoding tRNA uridine-5-carboxymethylaminomethyl(34) synthesis enzyme MnmG, translating into MKDIKRFEAGKYDVIVIGAGHAGCEAALSSARMGMKTLILTMSLDAVAAMPCNPNIGGTGKGHLVREIDALGGEMALNIDKTFIQSRMLNISKGPAVHSLRVQADKNKYHIEMKKTLENEDNLDLKQGEVVDILAEDNCIKGIVTRTGAVYRCSAVIICTGTYLKGRIYIGEVNYEGGPMGWFPSNLLSDALNRIGIKLRRFKTGTPARVHGDSIDYSVMEVQPGDKEIIPFSFLNMDKKFDKKQVPCYLTYTVEKTHDIIRKNLDRSPMYAGEIKGVGPRYCPSIEDKVVRFADKNKHQIFIEPEGLDTKEVYVQGMSTTLPEEVQIQMYKTVIGLKNVKFMRTAYAIEYDCIDPTILKRTLEHKKIKNLFFAGQINGSSGYEEAAAQGIMAGINAALNIQGKEPFILDRSEAYIGVLIDDLVTKGTNEPYRMMTSRAEYRLTLRQDNADLRLTEKGYKLGLASKERYEKTLYKKEETNNEILRLKHVIITPTEKTNKFLEGLNSAPLRTPTSIYDLIKRPELNYEILKDIDPERPELLREIRIEVEIQIKYEGYIAKQMAQIAQFKKLEGKKLPEDLDYNNIRSLSNEAKQKLNNIRPESVGQASRISGVSPSDINVLLIYLEQLRRAFRSEKND; encoded by the coding sequence ATGAAGGATATTAAAAGATTCGAGGCCGGAAAATATGATGTAATTGTAATCGGAGCAGGCCATGCAGGCTGTGAAGCTGCACTGAGTTCTGCCAGAATGGGTATGAAAACTTTAATCTTAACTATGAGTCTTGACGCCGTGGCAGCTATGCCATGTAATCCAAACATCGGAGGAACAGGAAAGGGACATTTGGTACGAGAAATTGATGCTTTAGGGGGAGAGATGGCTTTAAATATAGATAAGACCTTTATACAAAGTAGAATGCTCAATATTTCCAAAGGACCTGCAGTACATTCTTTAAGAGTTCAGGCAGACAAAAATAAATACCATATTGAAATGAAAAAAACTTTGGAGAATGAAGATAATTTGGACTTAAAACAAGGAGAAGTAGTAGATATTCTTGCAGAAGATAATTGTATTAAGGGAATAGTTACAAGAACAGGAGCTGTGTATAGATGCAGTGCGGTTATAATATGTACAGGGACATATTTAAAAGGAAGAATTTATATAGGAGAAGTAAATTATGAGGGAGGGCCTATGGGATGGTTTCCTTCAAATTTATTGTCAGATGCTTTAAATAGAATCGGAATTAAGTTAAGAAGATTTAAAACCGGTACACCGGCCAGAGTTCATGGAGATAGTATTGATTATTCCGTAATGGAAGTACAACCCGGGGATAAAGAAATAATTCCCTTTTCTTTTTTAAATATGGATAAAAAATTTGATAAAAAGCAGGTACCCTGTTATTTAACTTATACTGTAGAGAAAACCCATGATATAATCAGAAAAAATTTAGATCGTTCTCCTATGTATGCAGGAGAAATAAAAGGAGTCGGACCACGATACTGTCCCTCTATTGAAGATAAGGTAGTGAGATTTGCAGATAAAAATAAGCATCAGATATTTATTGAACCGGAGGGATTGGATACCAAGGAAGTTTATGTTCAGGGAATGAGCACGACATTACCTGAAGAAGTACAAATTCAAATGTACAAAACAGTCATAGGCCTTAAAAATGTTAAATTCATGAGAACGGCTTATGCCATAGAATACGATTGTATTGATCCTACAATATTGAAAAGAACTTTGGAACACAAAAAAATAAAAAATTTATTTTTTGCAGGTCAAATAAATGGCTCTTCCGGGTATGAAGAGGCTGCTGCCCAAGGAATTATGGCCGGAATAAATGCAGCACTCAATATTCAGGGAAAGGAACCCTTTATATTAGATAGATCCGAAGCTTATATCGGAGTATTAATTGATGATCTGGTTACCAAGGGAACAAATGAGCCTTATAGAATGATGACATCCAGAGCTGAGTATAGATTAACTTTAAGGCAGGATAATGCAGATTTGAGACTTACGGAAAAAGGGTATAAATTAGGGCTTGCAAGTAAAGAGAGATATGAAAAGACCTTATATAAAAAGGAAGAAACAAATAACGAAATATTGAGGCTTAAGCATGTTATCATAACTCCCACAGAAAAAACAAATAAATTTTTGGAAGGCCTAAACAGTGCTCCTTTGAGGACTCCAACAAGTATATATGATTTAATTAAAAGGCCGGAACTTAATTATGAGATTCTGAAGGACATCGACCCTGAAAGGCCTGAACTTTTAAGAGAAATACGAATTGAAGTGGAAATTCAAATTAAATATGAGGGATATATTGCAAAGCAAATGGCTCAAATTGCTCAATTTAAAAAGCTTGAAGGCAAAAAACTCCCTGAAGATTTAGACTACAATAATATAAGATCCTTAAGCAATGAGGCAAAACAAAAATTAAACAATATAAGACCGGAATCCGTAGGGCAGGCCAGCAGAATATCAGGAGTATCTCCATCGGATATTAATGTACTTCTTATTTATTTGGAACAACTTAGAAGAGCTTTCAGGAGTGAGAAAAATGACTGA
- the noc gene encoding nucleoid occlusion protein has protein sequence MQSEIMFIPIKFIKPNPYQPRKNFNKRALEELSQSIKTYGLIQPISVRKLCNESYELIAGERRLRASEMAELEKIPAIIVNYKDKDSAMVALIENLQREDLNFIEEAEGYNNLIKDHNFTQQELAEKLGRNQSTIANKLRILKLPDDIKKELLENNLTERHARALLRLPDDEYRRKTLEKIIKSDFTVKKTEKLIDDILNDLTKVESEKKQNIKSLINVRIYLNTIKNAYNAIKNSGVNAKYTEKDMGEYLEVTVRIPKK, from the coding sequence ATGCAAAGCGAAATTATGTTTATACCTATTAAGTTTATAAAACCAAATCCATATCAACCCAGAAAAAATTTTAATAAAAGAGCTTTAGAAGAACTGAGTCAATCAATAAAAACTTATGGACTTATTCAACCAATCAGTGTAAGAAAACTTTGTAATGAAAGCTATGAATTAATAGCCGGAGAAAGAAGACTTAGGGCTTCTGAAATGGCTGAATTGGAAAAGATACCTGCTATTATTGTTAACTATAAAGACAAGGATTCGGCTATGGTGGCTTTAATAGAAAATTTGCAGAGGGAAGATTTAAATTTCATTGAAGAGGCGGAAGGATATAATAACTTAATTAAAGACCATAACTTTACTCAGCAGGAACTTGCTGAAAAGTTGGGAAGAAACCAGTCTACAATTGCTAACAAGTTAAGAATACTTAAACTTCCTGATGACATAAAAAAGGAACTTTTGGAAAATAATTTGACTGAAAGACATGCCAGAGCACTCTTAAGACTTCCCGATGACGAATATAGAAGGAAGACTCTTGAAAAAATAATTAAAAGTGACTTTACCGTTAAGAAAACTGAAAAATTAATAGACGATATATTAAATGATCTGACAAAGGTTGAATCTGAAAAAAAACAAAATATTAAAAGTCTTATAAATGTAAGAATATATTTAAATACCATTAAAAATGCTTATAACGCAATTAAGAATAGTGGAGTAAATGCTAAATACACAGAGAAAGATATGGGCGAATATTTGGAAGTAACGGTTAGAATACCCAAAAAATAA